AGAAAACTTCTCCCCTTCTTTGATCTTTTTATTAATTCATTTAATCTCTGTCTTTTTTTCATCAATTTACTGATCTCAATCTTTTTTCTGCTCATATTGCATAAGATATAAAAAATTATAAAACATCAAATTATAAGGGTTCGTACCCTGCTTCGCGAATTGCAGTCCTTATTTTTCCCATGTTTGTTCTGGTTTCTTCAAAATTCACTACTGCTTCTCTCTTTTCGAGATTAACATCAACTTCCATTACTCCCTGCACGGAAGCAATAGCCCTTCCAACTCTAACAACACAATGATTGCATTCCAGACCTTCAATTCTTATAATTTCCTGTACCAGAAAATACCCCCCTTCCCGGTCAATAGATACGAGTATTGATTTGCCGGTTTTACCAGTGCATACCAGGCAGAATGAATATTGTAATTACTACTGGATACCTGGTATTATCAGGCACATTATTATCTTAATTTCCGGTTATCAGAACTTTTTATTGGGATCTGATTTCATTCTTCACTTCCCTTTCAGTGAAGCAATAACTGCTATGAGGATTGCTCCACCAAATCCTGCAAGTCCAACCCAGTAAAATACCTCCCCGTATAGCAATATATAGGCAGAGACTACAAGCAGAACAGCAAGGAAAATTTCCTTTGAAAAAACTTCACGCCTTTTATCTTTCTGCCTTACCTCAAGGAACCTGTCCCCCATGCCTTCCATTTTGTCGGCAACCTCCCTGATCGCAGCCCTCATCTCGGCTTTTTCATCCACTGGCTCGGAGGAAAATTCGATATGAAGTGCAGCTCCCTTTGGAGTATTGAGTTTTTTGTAAGCATCCATAAGGACAGGAATTGCGATGCTTTTAATATTGTACCTGGGGTCAAGTTCAAGGCAAACTCCTTCTATAAGCAGGATCGCCCTCTGAAGGGTGGAAAATTCCCCCGGGAGCCGGATATCATATTTCAGGCCCAGTTTTGCGTAATTGTCGCTCTGCCTGCCTTCAAGCCCGTAGTTCTGGTTTGCGATCAGTTCGTCCATATCCTTCCTGAGCCTGCGAACATCCACATCTCTTGAGTCTGCTCCCCCGATTTTAAGAAAACCCTGCGTTGCCCCTTCAACATCCCTGTTATTGATAGCGTAATAGAACTCCAGCATATTCCTTTTGAGTTCGTCATCTATGCTGCCAACTGCCCCAAAATCGATGAAAGAAACAGTATCGTTCTCTTCAACCAGCATATTGCCGCCGTGGGGATCTGCATGATAAAAACCATCTATATAAACCTGCTTCAGGTAACTCTTTGTAATTGTACGCGTATATTCCGACTTTTTACTCTGGGGCAGAGGCGTATCAATTATGTCTTTAACCTGCGTCCCCTGAATAAATTCCATTGTAAGGACATTTGCAGAGCAGTAATCCGGATAAATTTTAGGCACAGAAACATTTTTCACATTCTTGAAATTATCTTCAAAACGCCTCATGTTGACAGCTTCAATCCTGAGGTCAACTTCCCGGGTAAGCATTTCCCGAATTTCCAGAAGAAAAGCATCGATGTCAAAATTCTTTCCCACGCCCATAACCTTTTTCATAACAGGTTTAAAGTCGTCCAGTATGGAAAGGTCGATATTTATGATGTCAATCAGGTGCGGTCGAAGTATCTTAACGGCTACGGGCTTGCCTTCGAGAACACCTTTATAGACCTGAGCAATAGAGCCGCAGGCGATCGGCTCAGGGTCAAAGCTGTCAAAAATATCAATAAAAGCTTTTGCTTTTCTCTCCCTTGCAGCCTTGAGCTCCTCCTCGCTTTTCTTCCTTTTCCTTTCCTCACGAGTCTGATATTCACATACACATGCAAGGTCAAGAGACTCAGCCATCTCTTCAAAAGGCACAGGTTTGACTCTGTCCTGCAAATTTGCCATTTCAACAACATATGGCTGGGGCACAAGATCAGGCCTTTTACTCATTGTCTGCCCCATCTTGATAAAAGTGGGACCCAGCTCTTCGAAAGCCTGCCTGAGTTTTGCAGCTGTCTCCCGATTTTCGAGATCAAAAGTGCAGGTGCAGTCAGGATTGGATATATATTCAGTCCGCAGGTCATGGTAGAGTTCCGGGATGAGATTATATTTGAAAAGAACTCGTGTGACCTCAAGATAGCGCTTTGTCTTCCCCAGCATCCATAATGAATTGGTCATTATTGTTTAATAGAGTTTCTAAGGATACCAGTTTCTGGAGGATTAAGCAAATTTACTGGAGAATTAAACAATTTTACTGGAGAATTAAACAATTTTACTGGAGAATTAAATAATTACAATTTAATTTAGAAAAATTAATAAACATTAATACTGCAATCAAATTGAATGTTACTTACCGCTTTTACGCATTCGGCTGAGTATCTTTTAAAAACAGGTCCCGCAATAGTACTTGGGGTTATCCTTGCCGAACTCCTTGTGAGCCTGGGGTGGTTCTACAAATTTGATTTTCTGGTAAAACCGGTTACAAACTACGCCAATCTCAGAAAAGAATGTGGAGTGGGTTTCCTTACGGCTTTTGCGTCAACATCTTCAGCCAATGCTTCACTTAAAAGCATGTATGATGAAGGAATCATAAAGGAAGAAGAACTGATCATAGCTTCGGTTTTGAATTCATTTCCTGCAATTGTCATGCACTGGAGATCCCTGCTTCCGATACTTGTGCCCCTGCTCGGGACAACAGGGATCGTTTATGTCGGGCTGATAACTCTCGTAGGCTTTGTAAAAACCCTTATAGTTCTTATTGCCGGGCATTTCCTGCTTGAAAAAAAAGAAGTAAATTTTGAAGACCTTGAAAAGGAAAAGCCTCCGGAATTAAAAACAGCATTTAAAGAAAGCCTGGTGACTTCGAGAAAAACGATAATCAGGATCTTTAAAGTGATGATCCCGGTAACCATCCTTGTTTTTATTCTCACTGACCTTGGTATATTTGATTCCCTTGGCTCATATCTCAAGCCTATTTCGGACTACCTGCCTGTACCTGTAGAAGGGCTCCCTGTAATTGCAGCTCTTTTTGCAAGCCATCTTGCAGCCTATACTCTTGCAGCAAACCTCATGGAACAGGGAATTTTAACCGGCATAGAAGTCATAATCGTCCTCCTGGTAGGCAATATAGTAACAAGCCTCGGCTCACTGAGAATTTATGTCCCTCATTACGTCGGGATCTTCGGCCCCAGAATAGGGATGAAAACCATTTTGATTTCCCAGACCCTCAGGGTATTTGTTATGATAGGAATTACAGGGTTCATTTTAATAGTGTTTTAAAGTGAAAAAAGGACATGCTAAAAGCAGATAAAAGTAAACATTATAAAAATATAACGTAAAAAGAAAAGCCTTTTACGGTTTTGCCCTGATTTTTCGGAAAATATCCTTAAAAGCCAGTTTTTTTGCCTCCAGAATGGTAAAGCCCGCCTTCTGTATATTTTTAACCGTCTGCCGTGTGGTATGGTCCCCAAGCAGGAAAAACAGAAAAGGATCGATCATGTGCTCAAAAAGAGAAATAATTGAGTTACTGCTGTGCATGTGCTCAAGGGCTATAAGTTCACCTGAAGGTTTAAGGACACGCCTCATTTCTTTAAGAGCTATTACAGGATCAGGGATTGTGCAGAGGACAAAAGTCGCAATTACATAATCAAAGCTCTTGTCCGGAAATTCAAGATGTTCTGCGTCCATCAGAAGAAGATTGACGTTTTTCACTCCCCCGGTTTTCTGCCTGGCTTTTTCGAGCATACCCTCACTGGCATCGATTCCCGTTACAGAACAGCCTGCTGGATAGTATTTCAGGTTCCTTCCGCTTCCTACCCCGATTTCCAGAACTTTTCCGCTAAGGCCTGAAAGTGCTTCTTTTCTCCATTTCCGGAAAAAGAAAAATTCAAGTGGCAGGTCTAGCAGTTCATAAACGGGCGCTATCCGGTTGTATTTTGAGGCTGCGGACATTGTGAACATCTTTAAGGGTGTGGATATTATAACAAAGTGCTCAGAATTAAACCTTTTACGGTTTTACCCGGAAAACTCCCGAAAACCGATTCATATTTAAGTATTTGAAATAATACCACGCTTCATATTTAAGCCGTTATTACACATTTAAAATAGATATTCTCACAACATATAATATTCACAATTAGATAGAGGACATATTTAAAATTATACAGAGGACACCCGATGAGCAATATTTTAAGGAGAGGCAGGCTTGAAGCTGCCCAGGATGAGGAAATTTTACGCTACACCTCCTCTATGGAGGCCGACCGATGGATATTTAATGCCGACATAGTGGTTGACCTTGCCCATACGGTAATGCTGAGAGAGCAGGGCATTATAAAAGAAGAAGATTGCAGCAAAATCCTCAGCGGGCTTTTAAAGATAAGGGAAGAAGGCATGGAAAAGCTCGACTTCAGCTATGAAGACATACACATCTCGCTTGAATCCAGGCTCATCGACATGGTAGGAGAGGATGTGGGAGGCAGGATGCACTCCGGGCGTTCAAGAAACGATGAGGTTGCAACCTGCATCAGGCTGACTCTCAGGGAAGAACTTCTCGGGCTGCTTGAAGAAATATTTGCATTAAGAAAAACTCTTGTCAGCCTCGCAGAAAAACACAGTGAAACCCTTATGCCTGGCTTTACCCATCTCCAGCACGCCCAGCCGACCACTCTGGCTCACCACCTCTGTGCACACGAATCTGCTCTAGGCAGGGATTTTGACAGGGTGCAGGACGCTTTTTCACGGGTCAACCTCTGCCCGCTTGGGGCTGCTGCATTTGCATCTACCGGCTTTAACCTCAACAGGAAAAGGACTCAGGAACTCCTGGGCTTTGAAGGGCTTCTGGAGAATTCTATGGATGCAGTCAGCAGCAGGGATTTCCTTATCGAATGCGCCTCTGTGTTTTCGAATCTCATGATAAACCTCAGCAGAATAGCTGAAGAACTTGTAATCTGGTCTTCATCAGAGTTCAATTTCATTGAGCTTGACGATATGTATGCTTCCACTTCTTCGATTATGCCCCAGAAGAAAAACCCGGATACTGCGGAATTAATGCGCGGAAAAACAGGAGTTTCTGTGGGCGCCCTTATGTCCCTGCTCACGATCTGTAAAGGCCTGCCCCTGAGTTACAATCGCGACCTGCAGGAAGCAACACCCAATATCTGGCGCTCGGTTGAAACTGTAAGGGCTTCTGTCAGGGTAATGGAAGGAATGGTCAAAACCATGAAAGTCCATCCCGACGTGCTCGCAGCCGAATCAATAACGGGTTTTACAACAGCTACCGAACTTGCGGATACCTTTGTCAGGGAAACAGGAATCCCCTTCAGGACTGCCCACCAGATAGTAGGAATGCTTGCAAAGGAAAGGGAAAAGCCAACAATGGAAAAGATAGACTCTGCATCTGAGGTTGTTCTCGGGGAGTCGCTTTCAAGCAAAGGATTAACAGAAAATATGGTAAAGGAAGCTCTCAATCCTGAATCCAATATAAAAAGAAGAAAAATTCCTGGAGGCCCTGCTCCTGAGGAAATGAAAAATTATCTATCAAAAAGGAAGACTGAGCTTGAACTGAACGCACAGGAAATTGCAACCCTGAAAGATATAATAGACTCGGCTTTTGAAAATCTGCTTTCAGTGGTTGAAGAATACAGAAAAATCTGAGTGCGGTGGTTTTAAGCGCAGAAAACACGTTTAATTTTAATATTATTTCAGACCTTTTAGTATTGCACAGATTATACAGAATAAAACTGCATCATCGGAACGGCACTAAAACGCTCTTACAGCTTGAAACTCACTATTATAGATAACAGCTTGAAACATACTATTATAGATACCAGCTTAAAAAGCACTATTATAGATTATATACTAATTACAATGACTAAAACTAAACTTTCAGATTATATACTTATTACAATTACCAAACTTACAGATTGTAACTCATTACTATGCTAAATGATCATAAGAAAAGGGATTATTCATGGAATTCAAACAGGGCGATCGGGTACGCATTGAAAAGAACGGCACTGTCTATGAAGGCAAAGTAATGCCTTCCATGGAGGGATATATCACAATAAAAATGAAAAGCGGTTACAACGCCGGTTTTTCCATAGATAAGGTCAGTATAACTCCCCTGGAAAATAACGGGGAAGCTGCAAACGGAGGAAATGGGGGAAAAAACGGGCAAAAAGAGCCTGAGCCGGCAAAAGAAAAAGTTTCTAAACCTGGGCTCCCGAAAGTTTCTATCCTTTCCACAGGAGGGACAATTGCCAGCAAAATAGACTACAGGACAGGTGCGGTTACATCCCAGTTTACTGCGGACGATATCCTCGCTGCAATTCCTGAATTGAAAGAAATTGCAGACTTTAAAGGGAGGGCAATCTCAAGCATCCTTTCCGAAAACATGGACCCTGATTCCTGGCAAAACCTCGCCAGAGCAGTCGTTGAAGAAATCGAAGCCGGAGCTGATGGAATAATTGTCACTCACGGGACGGACACCATGATGTATTCTGCTGCAGCCCTTTCTTTTATGATAGAAACTCCTGTGCCTATCGTTTTTGTAGGTTCCCAGAGAAGCGCAGACCGCCCCAGCAGCGACAATGCCATGAATGCCATCTGTGCAGCAAGGGTTGCCATAAG
This window of the Methanosarcina mazei S-6 genome carries:
- a CDS encoding heavy-metal-associated domain-containing protein; its protein translation is MVCTGKTGKSILVSIDREGGYFLVQEIIRIEGLECNHCVVRVGRAIASVQGVMEVDVNLEKREAVVNFEETRTNMGKIRTAIREAGYEPL
- a CDS encoding ABC1 kinase family protein, which translates into the protein MTNSLWMLGKTKRYLEVTRVLFKYNLIPELYHDLRTEYISNPDCTCTFDLENRETAAKLRQAFEELGPTFIKMGQTMSKRPDLVPQPYVVEMANLQDRVKPVPFEEMAESLDLACVCEYQTREERKRKKSEEELKAARERKAKAFIDIFDSFDPEPIACGSIAQVYKGVLEGKPVAVKILRPHLIDIINIDLSILDDFKPVMKKVMGVGKNFDIDAFLLEIREMLTREVDLRIEAVNMRRFEDNFKNVKNVSVPKIYPDYCSANVLTMEFIQGTQVKDIIDTPLPQSKKSEYTRTITKSYLKQVYIDGFYHADPHGGNMLVEENDTVSFIDFGAVGSIDDELKRNMLEFYYAINNRDVEGATQGFLKIGGADSRDVDVRRLRKDMDELIANQNYGLEGRQSDNYAKLGLKYDIRLPGEFSTLQRAILLIEGVCLELDPRYNIKSIAIPVLMDAYKKLNTPKGAALHIEFSSEPVDEKAEMRAAIREVADKMEGMGDRFLEVRQKDKRREVFSKEIFLAVLLVVSAYILLYGEVFYWVGLAGFGGAILIAVIASLKGK
- a CDS encoding nucleoside recognition domain-containing protein; protein product: MLLTAFTHSAEYLLKTGPAIVLGVILAELLVSLGWFYKFDFLVKPVTNYANLRKECGVGFLTAFASTSSANASLKSMYDEGIIKEEELIIASVLNSFPAIVMHWRSLLPILVPLLGTTGIVYVGLITLVGFVKTLIVLIAGHFLLEKKEVNFEDLEKEKPPELKTAFKESLVTSRKTIIRIFKVMIPVTILVFILTDLGIFDSLGSYLKPISDYLPVPVEGLPVIAALFASHLAAYTLAANLMEQGILTGIEVIIVLLVGNIVTSLGSLRIYVPHYVGIFGPRIGMKTILISQTLRVFVMIGITGFILIVF
- a CDS encoding class I SAM-dependent methyltransferase — protein: MFTMSAASKYNRIAPVYELLDLPLEFFFFRKWRKEALSGLSGKVLEIGVGSGRNLKYYPAGCSVTGIDASEGMLEKARQKTGGVKNVNLLLMDAEHLEFPDKSFDYVIATFVLCTIPDPVIALKEMRRVLKPSGELIALEHMHSSNSIISLFEHMIDPFLFFLLGDHTTRQTVKNIQKAGFTILEAKKLAFKDIFRKIRAKP
- the argH gene encoding argininosuccinate lyase translates to MSNILRRGRLEAAQDEEILRYTSSMEADRWIFNADIVVDLAHTVMLREQGIIKEEDCSKILSGLLKIREEGMEKLDFSYEDIHISLESRLIDMVGEDVGGRMHSGRSRNDEVATCIRLTLREELLGLLEEIFALRKTLVSLAEKHSETLMPGFTHLQHAQPTTLAHHLCAHESALGRDFDRVQDAFSRVNLCPLGAAAFASTGFNLNRKRTQELLGFEGLLENSMDAVSSRDFLIECASVFSNLMINLSRIAEELVIWSSSEFNFIELDDMYASTSSIMPQKKNPDTAELMRGKTGVSVGALMSLLTICKGLPLSYNRDLQEATPNIWRSVETVRASVRVMEGMVKTMKVHPDVLAAESITGFTTATELADTFVRETGIPFRTAHQIVGMLAKEREKPTMEKIDSASEVVLGESLSSKGLTENMVKEALNPESNIKRRKIPGGPAPEEMKNYLSKRKTELELNAQEIATLKDIIDSAFENLLSVVEEYRKI
- the gatD gene encoding Glu-tRNA(Gln) amidotransferase subunit GatD, which codes for MEFKQGDRVRIEKNGTVYEGKVMPSMEGYITIKMKSGYNAGFSIDKVSITPLENNGEAANGGNGGKNGQKEPEPAKEKVSKPGLPKVSILSTGGTIASKIDYRTGAVTSQFTADDILAAIPELKEIADFKGRAISSILSENMDPDSWQNLARAVVEEIEAGADGIIVTHGTDTMMYSAAALSFMIETPVPIVFVGSQRSADRPSSDNAMNAICAARVAISDIAEVVVVMHGTSSDDYCEIHRGTKVRKMHTSRRDAFKSVNSLPIGTVDYDTGEIKTFIEYTGRGEKSLKFKPGMEPKCAIVKFTPGADPSVLDCYVDGGYKGLVLEGTGLGHVSTKWIPFIRRAVDAKMPVIVTSQCLNGRVCDRVYDTGRDMLKAGAIEGEDTLPETALVKLMWVLGQTDEFEKAVSMLGENLSGEINECTLR